The following DNA comes from Anastrepha obliqua isolate idAnaObli1 chromosome 1, idAnaObli1_1.0, whole genome shotgun sequence.
aaactaaGAGTTTTTTGACCTTAATATTTAGAGGCGTGAATTTATGCTCGCAAATTAGCCATGTACTgggacatatacatatatatgtatgttataaaaaaattatttcatctccTAAAAATAGTTGTGTTTCTCTCttgtatacgtacatatataaatatttgtgttaaaAATGCCGATGCCTATGTGCTTGCAGTAAAATTTAGTTGATTtctatttttaaacaataaatacatacatatgaaaataaataaatattacatatacatgtatgtagatataaggCGACCTGATGGAACACGAGAACTTCGGACTGCCTCCGAAAACGCGATATTGTCGATGAGAAACACCCGGGTTTAAAATTGACTGCGTAGACTGGATTCTGCAAACTTGATTCTCTATCCTGATTATTCAATTTAGTATCAAGATTTTTACTTGGAAAATGATGCATGGTATTGCTATGACACCCCTGCTCTATGATAAGGTGCATAAAAGTTGGTATAGACAAGGGGCTCTTAGTTTTGCGTTTTCCTTGCCGATATTTTATAATGTCGATGTAAGGGTTTGAcgtaaatttagtaaaaaattatattcagccagcattcattaaaaatagcaaagtttattttaaattgatttaagaGCTCACGCAAAGTTTGCATTTCGTATTTGATAATCTTCTAATAAACGTTACGATTGCTATTGCCTAGTGGGTACATGAGCATCAGCATAGTCCAGCGCATATCATGTGCatgcaattttatattaatcgctATTCGCGATCGATGAATGGGCGCGTTCAGTGACATCTATCAGGTGAAATAGCGGTTTGTTTACTcgtaacttttttgtttacataatgTTCTTAACTTGAGAGACTACAACAACGCAGACGCAAACACGCGAAGAAGAAGCATACATGAGTGATCGGTAACAAAATTGATGGGAGCAGTAGCATTAGCAGCAGTAACAGCGGTGGTGGCGGCGACAAACAATAtgattataatattaaatagaaacGTGAGACTCCGTCCAAATGATCGAAATAACTACGACTGCATGCCAGTTCGTCATAGCAATGGGTAGCAGCGTGTACTGTCGCACCTGTGCAGCACCTCCTGGGAACGCAGACGAAGCAGTGATCGACATTTTCGCAAACGCTAAATTAATTGCGATTTTAAGTACGCTAAAGGAGTGGCAATTAGATATTATGCAGGATGATAATTTATCTCAGCATATTTGTGAGACGTGCGAATTGGCGCTAATACAGATAGACGAATTTCGGTTACAAGCTTTGAGAGCGAAAGAGCATCTTCATTTGCGTTTGCACTCGTTGGAGACGATGGTGGGGGATGCTGAAGCAATCAACGACAATGAAAATGACCTTCATACTAAAACAAATTGTGGTGAAGCGGAGATGCACAACAGGCAAGCCGCACCGAACACATTTCCAACAGTATCCGAGTTTACTGCTATGTATGCGGATGACAGAGTGCCGAATGTTACAAATGCAAATAAGAAAGGGAGCAAAGAACAATTAATTGAGTTTGAATCAGGTTTAATTGCAGCCAATGAACAAACCGGTGAGTTATCGTTTGATTCGAATATTGAGTCTAGCAGACCACCCGAATTTCAGGTAGTACTAATTGAGGAGGAGGAGGAGACGAATTTGCAATGGATAAGTGAAGAAGAGGATGCTGGAGAGAAGGGGATTCATGTACCAAATAGTGAAATTTCAGAGTGCAGTGTGCATGTGCAAGAGGTTGAGCGTGAAATTGACACCAATAACAACTCAGTAGGGACTGCCGCGGGCAAGtctataaattttaatagatcAACGCAGCGCACAAATGCAAAAAGCGTTATAGAAGAGGGCGAGAAAGTCTGTTTAAACAAGaacatttcatttgatttacaaaaatacgTATGCCGAACAACTGACTACAAAAtcggaaaaatcgaaaaaagtgGATTAAAAGGAAAGCCTTGTAAGGATGCTCAAAGGCATGGTGCACAAAAAGTCATACCAAACAACGGAAAAGACAACCAATTTACATGGGTCATTACAGAAACATCAAGAGAAATTGCTGCTCCTATGTCCGATAAAAAAGGAATCGTGGCAGATTACCAATCTGAAATACATGAATTTGAAACGTTGCTAGCTGCAATAAACGATCAAGTCGCTGCCTTTGAATCAGGTAAAGAGTCAAATGCGTATTTGTCTGATGACTTACAATCGGTGCTTATGAATGAGTTAACACTGCAGATGATcaatgcaaatgtaaatattcTGGAAGAAGACTTGCAAATTGATGAGTTTGAAACGATGCTGGCAGCAGTTGATGAACAGGCCTCCACATTGGGGTCTATAAATACGCCAAGACAGACAGCAGAGATACCTGACCGACAGATGGTgcataaaattggttttaacGAAGAAATAGATCTAGATATTCCAGAAAATCAAGAGAGTATACTAAAAGAAATGGAAGCCTTAAAAAAAGAGGATTTTTCACCGTTATACGAGAAGAGTAGCGCAACAGACAcagtaaatttttctaattctaCTAGCgaagctaaaataaaaacatataattcTTCGTGCGTTGAGTCTAAAATTACAGATTATGCCCATTATCAGTTTTCGCCAAATAAGATTAAACGCATAATAAGTGATGATAATATTTCAGATGTTTTATGCGGTGTATTAAATGAACCTGATTACAGAAAGATATATAATGGGGAATCGCTTGGCAAAGCTAATACtgagtttatcaaaaataataatagcattCAAAATGCAGCGCTTGGGGATAAAGAAATCGAGCATTCAACTGCAGTGGTTTcacgtccaaataaaaagtcTTCGAATGGCATGCGATGCCGTCTGTGCGTGTACAAGGTGTCGGAGCAGCCGATTTTCGCAACGAAAGAGCTCCTGGCCGAGCACATAGCTTCGATACATGATGACAAGGAGCGGCCATATAATTGCCCTCAATGTGCGGCACGGTATCGTACACGGAGTGGCTGTGTAGCGCATATAAACGCCATACATCTCAAAAAGGCAGACAGCTGCGAGCTCTGCGGCAAAGTTGTTGCAGGCGGTTCTGGCCAGATGCGTATGCACATAGAACGAAATCATACGCACGGCAACTACACCTGTGATGTTTGTCAGCTAGAATTGAAGAATGTTTCTCTTTATAACTTCAAATATCACAAAAGATGGCACAACGAAGATAAATTATGGCGATGCGAGCTTTGCGGGAAAGCGTTTGTGACACGCACACATCTGATGACGCACAAAGTAACTCATACACGCCAGGGCGAGTTCCTTTGTACACGTTGTGGAAGGAGTGAGCATACATTTATGTCTATTTTATTAATCTGAACTTCATTTTTTCATAGGTATGCGCAGCAAATGGGAACTACGCACTCATCTCTATGCCATTCACGGCGAGGGGGAAGCGCCACTTAAATGCAACTACTGCGatgaaagtaaaatgaaaaataacaaaaaaaaaattgtttgcataacagatgttatatatgtatgcatatctaTCTATATTACTTACAGAATTCACACAACACATACAAAAGCGGGCACATCTAGAGCGATGCCATCCCATTGAGTTGGCCAAACGCACCGTTCGCTGTCCAAAATGCAAAAAGCAATTCTCTACGGAGACCAATCTTCAAAAGCACCTGAAACAGCAGCATCAGCAAGATAATGCGGATACAACAAGAAAGTCGGAAGTAGTCGCCACTTCTCCACAGCCGTATGAAGGCTTTATGTGTGCACATTGTCCGCGTAAATATCGTTCCAAATATTCGCTTATAAAACATCTTAGGGTACATGTGACGAAGACAGATCGCCCATATTCATGTCGTGACTGCGATATGCATTTTAAGCACTTCTCAGAGTTGGATCGTCACGATTTGCAGCATCACGCTACTGTTCGTCCATATAGATGCGGTAAGTGCTCAAAGGCATTCTCGACAAGAACAGCGCTTAAAATTCACGGAAAAGTTCACGAGGGTCAGTACTTAATATTATTAGAacgtttgtaaataaatatataatgttcAGTATTTTCGATGATTTCAGTAAAGGGGAGAAACTTTCGTTGTCCGGAATGCAATCAACGTTTCAAATTTGAGAAATCATTGAATTTGCATCTCCTTTCGCACAAGTCAATGCGCCACAGCTGTGATATTTGCAATAAATCATACATACGATTAGCCCAATTAAAAAGTAAGCAAACTAATTTTAATATCTTCATTTTAAagtacttaaatattttcatcatattCTTGCAGCTCATATAAACCGTTATCATAAAATAACGAGCGCTTCTGAAGAATAAGTTGAACATTAAAGGATTCCATGTGTTACCGGAAATCACAGTGTCGAAAATcctattaatacaaaaattgtagTTTAAAGCTGGACTATTTGTTAATTCTATAAGACAGTCTACTAGCTACTCTCGAGCTTTACAAATAATCTATCTTAAAAACCAAACGGCATGTTGAAGTAAAATTACAGGTTAAAATTTTTCCAGTAGCTAAAACATTGTATTTGGAGTATTATTGTTGTGTACATTATGGGCTATAAGTTGTGTATTCTTAGTAAATCGCTATTAATGTACTCAAATATTTACATGATATCCACTgcactaaaatatttcaaaacatttgTACACTTTTCACATTTATTATTCGAAACGCAATTGCtaatttatgttatttgttggtacttacattataaattaataaaacagcAAAGTCTGTGCACTTCTCTAAATTTGTTAAACGCATATACATTTGATATTGTTTgatttttaaactaatatttagCAGCTTTGTAATCAGGCTCTTCTGCACCTCCTTTAGggaattttcgtttttgtataatattctaaaacaaaaatcaattcaaTTTAATCTAGCGATAATAACACAATTGATGCATACCTGTATTTTCTGCCACTCTCGATCCAATTCTGCCTTTTCGCTCTTTTCGGTTTTGTTTTTGCGAGTTCGTCTTCCGTCTTGCATTTTAACTCCATACTGAAATGCTGCTTTGGGCAAAGCCTCTTTGGTGCTCATATAATCTGAATACTCTTCTTGTGTATCGAAATCCCAACGCCCAATCGGTCCCTTTTTATTGCCCAAATCCATTTTAGTATAGTCTACTTCGTCGTCTGAATCATCTATAGCGTCATTCATTTCCTCTAATCCTGGATAACACTCGGCATACCCCTCAGGTTCGTTAGCAAAGCGCGAGGTTACAGTTTTTGTGATTTTAGGTGGTGGTGGTATATTAGTAATCAGAGGGTCTGTGTCCTCGACTCCTTTTACATCGCCGAAATAAGAACCAGTTgcactttttgagttatttttaaCCAATTTTGAACCTTCATTCTTGGTACTTGGTTGATAGTCCCCAATATCGTCATAGATGTTATCACCCGCAGCTTTACCAGATAAGTTGGTACCCACATTTACTCCTACTTCGAGCATATTCAAAGACTgttccatttctttttcataGAAAAGCGGCTTGTCTTTGTCACGtttcttgtttttcttattgCGTCCACCTGCGCGTAAGTAAGAAAGAATCTGTGacagtttatttataacaaTATCATTAGTAGTTAGTGTGGCAATGTCTTCTCGATTGACGGGTACTTCAAATTTTGAACGTATTAACGTTGTTGGTATATCGGTTTCCCCCAAATCATCTTCTAAATCAATAACGTAAGCCATGCGGCCGGGAGCGAATAGCTCAATGCGTGGAATATCTTTTGATCGACGCGTTTGAACCAAACTAAAAATGTTACGAGCCAAAGCACTTTTAATAGTCATATGATCATCTGCATCTTTGGCTTCCGCCTCAGCCTGTTCAGCAGCAGCGGTTTCGGCCAATTTTTCCGTTGCTGCCGCAACCGCCAGAGCCTGTTCCTCAACCTCTTTAGTTTGCAATTCAGAACGAACCTTTTGCAAGAGCGCATAATCAAGACCTTTCACCAAGTGAGTATGACGCATATCACCACCCAAGAATTTCGACTCCTGTATAATTCTACGACGACGCTCAGCCGCATCAATGCCTGATTTCAAATCTGGAGCAACAGCACGATACGCATTTGTGCTACTGTGACCAGGCGTACTAACATTTTGGTAATCCGGATTGGCACCATCACGTCGTTCACGCGCTCGGTCACGATATTTTTCCGAGAGCTGTTGCAATTTGCCATCCTCTTGTTTTTTAAGTGCTGCatagaaatttttcttttttcggcgTAAATCATTGCGTTCACTGCTTGAACCttgcgtttttttcttttcggttGAAGACGACGAAGCTGCCGCTGCATTCAGTGAAGGAGTACTACCTGGCGGTGGTTGCCGCGGTGTAGCCAAGAGCTTACGAAAGTCATCATTAGTTAACCGTACAGATTCAGTCATAATTCATATATGATTTTAAGGATTTTACGTACGTATAATAGAAATTCAAGTATCGacggaaaaatatttactacttTGTATGCGAATAATATATCGAATGTATTAAAATAATCGAATCGTACTAATATGAAAGGTGATAAGTCGATAACTCAAGGTTAAATTAGAGGTGCTATAAATCTGCCGATCGAATTAACttataagctaaatacacaccaggcaaccgttgcagcaactcggccatgttgaagcaaccgttgcctcgtgtgtagctgtgttgccaaatgattttcgtgttgctgcaaccgttgcctgaaatatcaaataaatttgatttttgggataggttgctgcaaccgttgcctcgtgtgtatcattgtttactgcttttactcgttcagttcgttgaacacaagcaaagaagaaggttcgtgcggagtaaaataaagtgaaaaaggaaaaaatggcaattgaaaataatgaaaattatgttaattttattaacgaatataaaaatttgagagagctgtgggatataagtagtgaaaaatataaaaatacaaattttagaaaaaaagcatacgaacaattaaaaaatgaatacaataaaattgataaaaatttcaagtccgcaaaagcgtttcctgttgcaagataccgcaaagttattgccagtctaatttctgctgatattgcctctcctatggtatcttgtttcgttattttggcctttacgaagtccaacaattttctaaacagggcttcgtccatcctcatgtaatttttatagtccgctggctcattttccttcagttctttcagcagcctatcgttcgaaaattcgaattttttaaaagccaatttttggaccagattttttttctcttcttttgttgcatctcatcttcctcattttcgtacaaaagttcatcaattataataagagaagtaattttacgcatttcgccgatcatttaaaaaatttaattttacgtatcttccgcttgtacctttcctgcaccacagttatacacaatactgagattgaagcaacggttgcaacgtgtttcttaaacaaaggcaacacgttgctgcaaccgttgcttcaacggttgcctggtgtgtatttagctatAGGCAACACTATAGTCGATTAGACGTGACATGTCATAATTTCGTAGTCATAACCGTAACCGAACAGGacaattgaattttgatttttcaccgtaaccataaacagctgattgttGATTTGCTAcactttcgaaataaacaaataaatcaataatagaTATCAGTAAATAACATTGACCGGATTGACCTGattttatatccggtcaagggcTTGTCACTCCACTTACATGTTttggaatgtttatgctacaaCAATAGTAAATATCGTTATGGTGAAGACCACTGTTAAAGTTATGACGTTATGGTATGGTTTGGCACGATATGACGCCTTTAATTTTACCTTAActgtaaacaatttaaattcacATACGAAATCATTTATTTGCTCAATTTAATTTTGAGAGAGAAACTAAAGAAAGAATAAGTTCATGTTGTTATTCTTGGAAAATAGGCACCATATGCCGAAACGAGGAGATTGACGGTGCTTTCCAATATTAGTGCCCTTGCTCCAGTCTGTTAAAATAGATAATATAATTACCACATGTACCAtataaacaattcatttttcttACCAACTAGAAATAATATGAGCCAACATTCCATTCAGattatacaaacaaatttttttttcaaaaacttgaaaCTCATTTGTTATTCACCATCTGCATTCAAACTATTGACGACTTGTATCccttgcatttattttatttttttgtttgtctggTTCTTATACTCATCATTATTATCATCAGTTTTGTCATAAAACCACGAGCAGCACAGCACCAACTCAAGAAAATGCTCATCATTCATTACTCTTAATAtcgaaacaaaatttcaaaataagtaaaaatcatGAAAGGAATCGCAAATtaatattacaaattaaaaCTCAGAGGTGaatacgaaaaacaaaatttcaattgatATATATGGTGACGATTTTGGCATTGATATTATGGTATGGAACCTCTAATCGGACCCAAGCTGAACTCATCATAGTTTATTGGTTCCTtcagaataatttttgaaaaatggttccttttttcgtttatttaatacattaaattttctatttttcttatataaagaTGGGAAAGCgctaaaaagctaaaaaataatactcttaatttttttttttatttaacactgAACGCTTCTTAGCACAGGAAATTATCGATAAGTTTGAAGAATTTATAGTTCTAATTCTAATCTCTACACCGTCTATAGGTTATGTTAAAGTAGCACTGTTAAGACAAAAATGCTATGTTGAGATCGCGAATTTCCCCATTACAACATATCTGTCCTTTTGAATTTCTTCCCATTACTGTCCTAACATCAGTTGTCATTTCGTAGGTTGACAACTCAATTGTCATTTTACCAAATTCGAAAAAGAGTTTGACAGATTTTAAGATACATTTAAAGAAGACGTATATGTCgggaaatattttgtattttataattattatttatttattattattagtttgttAAGATTGTATCTTAATCAGCTTAAGCAGCAATAAGACGTTTgtaaattttgggaacaaattgCTAAAATTGAGAACCGTTTAAATGTGTTATCGTTTAGAAAAATACACGTAAATTTTGCTGTTGTTCTAGCGAATCCACCTTTTATGAATTCAAAGCTTCTTGAATTCAAGCTAATTTAACTCCGAATTCGTTAGTATTTGCTTGAACTAGGTATTTTTCTATTCACACGGCTGATTTACTCTCTCAACACCttataagaaaaattcataacaacatttccatttaaatagtGTGGCAATACTATACCTCAtctgttaattttttcattaggcACTCAaactttgtatacatttttgttcATAAAACATTTAAGTGGATATCAGAAAATATTTCCGGTTATTTGTTAAGATAACACAGCTAAAATATAGTACCAAATATATATACGTATTACTTAACGAATATTTTGTTAATAACAGTACTGATATAGAATTATCAGCTCTTTCGCGTCCTGTGCTCTTGTTTTTGCTGTTCCCGGCTGGACTTTCCAGCAGAAACATtgatagtattaaaaaaaaaactattacatGTTGAAAGTGAAacaatttgttgattttatgCTTCCTTGCAGTGTTGCATAAAGTTACTGAAGAAGAATTataaaggtaaaaaatttgtattaatgaGTGATATGAGTAcaagaaatttgttttcatttgagaACAAAagtaatgtttgtatgtacgtacatatatatatatatatatatatatatatatatatatatgcacattgtTGTTGGATTGAAGAATTTAGAgaaattttaatgtttaaatttGCGCCGTGAATGTTAAATAGGCCTGCATTATTTTATTCGATGCCTACAAAAATATGccgattatatttaaaattattcatgAAATAGATCATTTTTTGTGAGCGCAAACAATTGAAAGACGGATATTGCCTTATCACACATCTGTACAGGCAAAAGTTGAtaacaatatattaaatatggaAACAACTtattgcaaatatgtatgtactaggTCACTGTTATGCTGAAATTTTGTTTGGCGAACACAATGCAATTATTGCACCGGACACGACGAGAGAGAGTATTCCATAGATGAGTATTCGACGGATCTCATGTGATGTTGCCAGACACGAAAATTATTGAAGATCGCATCacaaactaaaagaaaataaattatagtACTATGGTACTGCTcccttgacgaaaaatttgaatgtgaaagcaacaacaaagttatcgcaaGGTTGTTACACGGTGTATGCTACGGCGTACGGACGACTGGCTCATGGATATTCTCCTTTGGATACTTGTTATCCTTTAACCTATTAAGCGATTAGTTTTTCTTAGACAGCTCGATTTACTgcgctgaattaatttcaagcgaAGACTGTCGATGCAAAACcggttttcagccaaatattggATTCACCGTGCGTGTTGGCTGAACGATTATGATAACGATTATCAGGAAATTCAGTGTTTATGCTTACTTTATAATGTCAAAATAACagggaaattttcgttttttgcttaactttaaGTTTCATAGCAAATGCAATTTCCTTTTTCGGCATGACGCACATATACGACATTAACTAAAATGTACTTTTGAAATtttcgcatatatgtatgcgaCATAATCACTTAACAGGTTAACCTCTAAGTTGACTGTAAAGCTGAAAAATTAGGTCATCAGGTCTGGAGTAAACAGGAATAGTTTTTAGAACTTCCCTGTAGCGAAGTGGAAAGAGTGGAACAAACGTATACCTACAACTTGCGGGCTCAATATCTCCTCTTTAAACGTTAAATcattaagctaaatacacaccaggcaaccgttgaagcaacggttgcagcaacgtgttgcctttgtttaagaaacacgttgcgaccgttgcttcaatctcagtattgtgtataactgtggtgcaggaaaggtacaagcggaagatacgtaaaattaaattttttaaatgatcgacgaaatgcgtaaaattacttcccttattataattgacgaacttttgtacgaaaatgaggaagaagagatgcaacaaaagaagagaaaaaaaatctggtccaaaaattggcttttaaaaaaatcgaattttcgaaagagaggctgctgaaagaactgaaggaaaatgagccagcggactttaaaaattacatgaggatggacgaagccctgtttagaaaattgttggactttgtaaaggccaaaataacgaaacaagataccataatgagagaggcagcagaaattagactggcaataactttgcggtatcttgtaacaggaaacgcttttgcggacttgaaatttttatcaatttaattatattcattttttaattgttcgtatgctttttttctaaaatttttatttttatatttttcactacttatatcccacagctctctcaaatttttatattcgttaataaaattaacataattttcattattttcaattgccattttttcctttttcactttattttactccgcacgaaccttcttctttgcttgtgttcaacgaactgaacgagtaaaagcagtaaacaatgatacacacgaggcaacggttgcagcaacctatcccaaaaatcaaatttatttgatatttcaggcaacggttgcagcaacacgaaaatcaattggcaacacagctacacacgaggcaacggttgcttcaacatggccgagttgctgcaacggttgcctggtgtgtatttagctttaaaaTACCAAATACTTAGAAACTTTTTGATAATCTAATTTCATCGTTTTAATAAAAACGCCGTTTGAGTCAACCGCCCCAAAATTGTTATCGTATATTTTGCGATAATCGACATGTTAACTAGCTGAATTTGTCTTATCGATTTTTGTCATGAAACGGGTTTGCTAGTCGGTACAATTATGGTCAAGGAAAGATAACAATGCGAATATACTTTAAAAATGTAGTGAATTCTACTACATCTGAATCTTTTGCGATTAGCTCCGTTTATAGGCAATTGTCGATGTGcatatttttggtttaaaaactaaaaaataaataattggcacataTATACTGCGCTATTATAAAATATCTTTTCTATTAtgacggagattcgaacctacgcactcccgaatgaaAGTGACccaccaacctattcggttaCGGCAGCCGCCAGGGCAGATACATATTTGCGTAAAAATCCCGGCTAATATTTTAGCTATTAAAGTAATCAAAATGAAACATAATAATTAAactaacttttcaaatattttttactttacttttcaaaaaactagacgtgaaattaattaaatctgTTCTCAGAATTTCTATAAGATGTTGACTGGTCAATTgggaatttttgtaaattataattGGATTGATTTCGCCATTTCATTGTAGATTACAAAATCTGAATGATGATAATAATCTGTCTAAAGTTAGGATATTTTAGTCCTATTACGACACTCCTAAATATATGAAGCTTTTTGCAATCATATTAAAAGGACACAACATTTAACATTAAAGTCTTCTTGTAGCTAATTTAGTAATTCCGTACATGTTTCCGGGTacttattatatacataaatatgtaacaatatatatatatattcgctCTCATTCAGGCCCCGTTTTGTGAAATAATCATTGCCAGTATGCGCAAGATACGTCGTCGTTTCGCTTATAAAATTGCCGCTTTATTATTTGTACTCACAGTggctatttttctgttttttactgGACCAAAGGAAATGGATCGTTCTGAGaaaatgtaagaagaatctTAAACTTAtagaaatataacaaatttttttgttttaatgctactaatacaaaatattatatgtcaTAGTTTAATCATTGAGCGTTCTATACGCTCGCCTATGAATCGTGGCGAATGTCGTCTACCCCAACTGCCAGTAGATGACCCAGAAGTAATGAAGTACTACCATCCGGTTGAGAAAATCAATTGTGGCAATATACTGGATGATTGGGTCACATGTGAGGTAAATAAgtatgaatttataaaaaaaaagtaatggaaTAGAAATTTAGAGTAAATTGGGTGAAACTGCATGTTTTTCTTGGGCAAAGTTTTATGGcaataattttgaattcaaacatCTGTTttggtacataaaaaatttcCCAGTGGgaatttccataattttgaaTTAGGGCAGCAAGCCAATGGTATCTCATGTATGCCTATTGGACTTGGAGGGAGTTTGTTAGATTGATATTTGGCTTGTGATGATTTAGAGCTCTACTCCGAACGCTTCTTTGTAATATGAACAATTTACGGATGCACAATTACGCACTTGTGATTTATGTTCCAAATTAGGCCAATGTATGTACAACAAATTCAACTATAATAAATATACTATAGCTCGCGAAAAAATATAGCAcctcaacattttgaccagtctga
Coding sequences within:
- the LOC129245808 gene encoding uncharacterized protein LOC129245808 translates to MIEITTTACQFVIAMGSSVYCRTCAAPPGNADEAVIDIFANAKLIAILSTLKEWQLDIMQDDNLSQHICETCELALIQIDEFRLQALRAKEHLHLRLHSLETMVGDAEAINDNENDLHTKTNCGEAEMHNRQAAPNTFPTVSEFTAMYADDRVPNVTNANKKGSKEQLIEFESGLIAANEQTGELSFDSNIESSRPPEFQVVLIEEEEETNLQWISEEEDAGEKGIHVPNSEISECSVHVQEVEREIDTNNNSVGTAAGKSINFNRSTQRTNAKSVIEEGEKVCLNKNISFDLQKYVCRTTDYKIGKIEKSGLKGKPCKDAQRHGAQKVIPNNGKDNQFTWVITETSREIAAPMSDKKGIVADYQSEIHEFETLLAAINDQVAAFESGKESNAYLSDDLQSVLMNELTLQMINANVNILEEDLQIDEFETMLAAVDEQASTLGSINTPRQTAEIPDRQMVHKIGFNEEIDLDIPENQESILKEMEALKKEDFSPLYEKSSATDTVNFSNSTSEAKIKTYNSSCVESKITDYAHYQFSPNKIKRIISDDNISDVLCGVLNEPDYRKIYNGESLGKANTEFIKNNNSIQNAALGDKEIEHSTAVVSRPNKKSSNGMRCRLCVYKVSEQPIFATKELLAEHIASIHDDKERPYNCPQCAARYRTRSGCVAHINAIHLKKADSCELCGKVVAGGSGQMRMHIERNHTHGNYTCDVCQLELKNVSLYNFKYHKRWHNEDKLWRCELCGKAFVTRTHLMTHKVTHTRQGEFLCTRCGRSMRSKWELRTHLYAIHGEGEAPLKCNYCDEKFTQHIQKRAHLERCHPIELAKRTVRCPKCKKQFSTETNLQKHLKQQHQQDNADTTRKSEVVATSPQPYEGFMCAHCPRKYRSKYSLIKHLRVHVTKTDRPYSCRDCDMHFKHFSELDRHDLQHHATVRPYRCGKCSKAFSTRTALKIHGKVHEVKGRNFRCPECNQRFKFEKSLNLHLLSHKSMRHSCDICNKSYIRLAQLKTHINRYHKITSASEE
- the LOC129245816 gene encoding protein Red, whose amino-acid sequence is MTESVRLTNDDFRKLLATPRQPPPGSTPSLNAAAASSSSTEKKKTQGSSSERNDLRRKKKNFYAALKKQEDGKLQQLSEKYRDRARERRDGANPDYQNVSTPGHSSTNAYRAVAPDLKSGIDAAERRRRIIQESKFLGGDMRHTHLVKGLDYALLQKVRSELQTKEVEEQALAVAAATEKLAETAAAEQAEAEAKDADDHMTIKSALARNIFSLVQTRRSKDIPRIELFAPGRMAYVIDLEDDLGETDIPTTLIRSKFEVPVNREDIATLTTNDIVINKLSQILSYLRAGGRNKKNKKRDKDKPLFYEKEMEQSLNMLEVGVNVGTNLSGKAAGDNIYDDIGDYQPSTKNEGSKLVKNNSKSATGSYFGDVKGVEDTDPLITNIPPPPKITKTVTSRFANEPEGYAECYPGLEEMNDAIDDSDDEVDYTKMDLGNKKGPIGRWDFDTQEEYSDYMSTKEALPKAAFQYGVKMQDGRRTRKNKTEKSEKAELDREWQKIQNIIQKRKFPKGGAEEPDYKAAKY